The stretch of DNA TCTCGGGCCCCGTGGACGCGGCGAAGGCCCGCCGGGTGAGCACCTTCCAGGTGGACGGCAAGCCGCTGACGTCCTTCAAGCTGAGCGCGGATCCGGAGCACCGCCACATCCTCTCGGCGCAGCTCACCAGCCCCCTGCTCAAGCCCGGCGCCAAGGTGGGCTATGCGCTCAAGGCCGGGCTGACGCCGCCGCAGGGCGGGAAGGGCGCGCCCGCGGGGCAGGGCACCTTCGAGGTGCTCGGCGGCAAGCGCCTGGACATCACCGCGGTCTCCCTGGAGGAGGGCAACACCGGCTTCTACCTGGAGGTTCAGTGCCGCGACGTGGAGATGAACGCGCCGCCCAGCCGCCAGTATGACGAGTGGTACTACAGCAACCAGCCCGGCTGTACGTTCGACGAGGACGCGGCCGCCGAGGCCATCCACTTCACGCCCCCGGTGAAGTTCTCCGTGGCGCCGGCCCGCCGGGGCTTCCGCCTCTTCGGCGACTTCAAGAGCGGCAAGTACACGCTGAAGATCGACGCGGGCGCGCTCTCCGAGGGCCGGGGCCGGCTGCTCTCCGCCTTCGAGAACTCCTACACCTTCGGCGCGCGCACGCCCCAGCTGGTCTTCACCTCGGCGGGCCGCTACCTGCCGCGCAGCGCCTGGCGCAACCTGCCCCTGAGCCACCTCAACGTGGACGAGGCGCAGCTCGTGGTGCGGCAGGTGCCCCCGGAGAACCTCATCTTCTGGATGAGCAACGACGGGCAGGAGACCGCCGATGAGCGCACCTCCAATGTCCTGCTCGCGAAGGCGCTGCCCCTCCAGGGCACTCAGGACGTGCTCTCCACCACCTACCTGGATGTCGGCAGCCTGGTGCCCGCCACCACCCGGGGGCTGGTGGAAGTCTCGCTCAGCTACCTCAACAAGCGCGCCTCCACGCGCATCCTGCTCACGGACCTGAGCCTCGTGGCCAAGCGCGGCGGCGTGGCCGAGGGCTCCCAGGGCCAGGAGGAAGTGCGGGTGTGGGTGCTCGGCATGGAGTCCACCGAGCCGCTGTCGGGGGTGGAGGTGTCTCTGGTGAAGAAGAGCGGGCAGGCGGTGGCCCGCTGCACCACGGACGGCGCCCAGGGCTGCACGCTCCAGGTGCCCGCGCAGACGGTGGACCCCAGCGCCCCGTTCGCGCTGGTGGCGCGCAAGGGCGAGGAGCTGACGTACCTGAAGTACAGCGAGCTGAAGACGGAGATCGCCAACTCGGACGTGCAGGGCGAGCCGTACCGGGCGGAGACGTTCTACCGTGCCTCGATTTACTCGGACCGGGGCGTGTACCGGCCGGGGGACACCGCGCACGTGGCGGCGGTGGTGCGCGGGGCGGACAGCGTGGCGCCCCCGGCGGACCTGCCGGTGGAGATGCGCGTGGTGGATCCGCGCGAGCGCGAGTTCAAGAAGGTGGCGCTCAAGACGAACGAGGCGGGGCTGGTGGCGCTGGACTTGCCGTTCGCCTCCTTCCAGGACACGGGCCGCTACCGGGTGTCCCTGCACGTGGCGGACCGGGAGGTGTCCCAGTACACGCTGAGCGTGGAGGAGTTCGTCCCGGAGCGCATGAAGGTGACGGCCACCACGGACAAGCCGGGCTACGCGCAGGGCGCGCCGGTGCCGGTGAAGGTGGAGGCCGCGTACCTCTTCGGGGGCTCGGCCGAGGACAGCCCGCTGGAGCTGACGTGCCGGCTGGAGCCCTCCACGTTCGCGCCGAAGGAGAACGGCCAGTTCGCCTATGGCGTGTGGCGCCAGGGCGGCTCCGAGGCCAAGGCCGTCACGCTGGGCCAGGTGACGGGGGCGCTGAATGCCCAGGGCCAGGCGGTGCTGGAGTGTCCGGCGCAGGCGGCCGCGGGCGGCTTCAAGGGCCCGGCGAAGCTGGTGGCCCAGGCGAGCGTGTTCGAGGCGGGCAGCGGCCGCTCCACGCTCGGGGAGGCCACGGTGCCCATGCACCCGGAGCGCTACTACGTGGGGCTCCAGACGGGCACCCGCAAGGTGGAGGCGGGCAAGGCCTTCACCGTGACGGGCGTGGTGGTGGACTGGGAGGGCCAGCCCTTCACCCGCGCCCAGGACATCAAGCCCCTGGAGGTGGAGTACCTCCGGCTGGAGCAGGAGTACGGCTCCTTCTATGACGAGTCGGAGGGCTATGAGCGCTACCAGCGCTACCTGCGCCCGGTGCGCGAGGGCAAGGGCACCGTGAAGGTGGAGGGGGGCAAGTTCCAGCTCACGGTGACGCCCTCGCAGGACGCCGCCGGCTTCATCGTCCGGGTGCGCTCGGGCAACGCGCAGACGGACCTGCAGCTGGAGGGCCGGGGCGAGTACTACTGGTGGGGCGACGGCGAGGAGCGCGTGGACCAGACGCCGCGCCCGATGAAGCCCGCCTCCATCGCCATGGAGCTGCCGCGCTCGGGCAAGGTGGGCGAGCCCCTCACGGTGAAGCTCAAGGCCCCGTACCGGGGCCGGGTGCTGCTCACCGCGGAGACCGACCGCGTCATCGCCTCCGAGTGGAAGACGATGGAGCCCGGCGAGGTGACGTGGACGTTCACCCCGCGGGAGTTCGCGCCCAACGTCTACCTCAGCGCGTTCATGGTGAAGGATCCGCACCTGGAGTCCGCCCAGGCTTTCATGCCGGACCGGGCCTTCGGGGTGGGCAGCGTCACCCTGGAGCCCACGGCCTTCACCCAGCAGGTGAAGCTCTCGGTGCCCGAGGAGGTCCGCTCGAACAGCACCTTCACGGTGAACCTGGAGCTGGGGGCGCTGGAGGGCCCCACCTACGCCACGGTGGCCGTGGTGGACGAGGGCATCCTGTCCCTGACGCGCTTCCAGAGCCCGGATCCCCTGAAGGAGCTGTTCGCCAAGCGCGCCCTGGGCGTGGAGACGTACGAGACCATCGGCTGGACGCTGCTGGTGCCCCCGGCGGGCAACTCCCGGAGCACCGGCGGTGACGAGGGCGGTGATGCCTCCGGCCGCGTGCAGCCGGTGAAGCCCGTGGCGCTGTGGAGCGGCGTGGTGCCGGTGCCCGCGAGCGGCAAGCTGAGCCTGCCCTTCACGCTGCCGCAGTACCGCGGCGCGGTGCGGGTGATGGCGGTGACGGCCGGCGCCAAGCGCGTGGGCCGCGCCAGCGCCCAGGTGCTGGTGAGGGA from Stigmatella aurantiaca encodes:
- a CDS encoding Ig-like domain-containing alpha-2-macroglobulin family protein, producing the protein MNPQSLKTPRPPRPARARWLVAALLVGTALAGCKKEEGTPPAASGPGATPAPGAPASSTPTPATPGAPASAEPLKPEAYVPTVREVASGEGVVPHQLVFQFSRSVQYSDGQGKKGTVFRFTPEVQGQLEYYRDSTALSFTPGNGFALGTQYTVTVEAVETPTGVVKPPPAPYTFTTPAFAFLRMAPRQVDTEKGLVTVDLVFSGPVDAAKARRVSTFQVDGKPLTSFKLSADPEHRHILSAQLTSPLLKPGAKVGYALKAGLTPPQGGKGAPAGQGTFEVLGGKRLDITAVSLEEGNTGFYLEVQCRDVEMNAPPSRQYDEWYYSNQPGCTFDEDAAAEAIHFTPPVKFSVAPARRGFRLFGDFKSGKYTLKIDAGALSEGRGRLLSAFENSYTFGARTPQLVFTSAGRYLPRSAWRNLPLSHLNVDEAQLVVRQVPPENLIFWMSNDGQETADERTSNVLLAKALPLQGTQDVLSTTYLDVGSLVPATTRGLVEVSLSYLNKRASTRILLTDLSLVAKRGGVAEGSQGQEEVRVWVLGMESTEPLSGVEVSLVKKSGQAVARCTTDGAQGCTLQVPAQTVDPSAPFALVARKGEELTYLKYSELKTEIANSDVQGEPYRAETFYRASIYSDRGVYRPGDTAHVAAVVRGADSVAPPADLPVEMRVVDPREREFKKVALKTNEAGLVALDLPFASFQDTGRYRVSLHVADREVSQYTLSVEEFVPERMKVTATTDKPGYAQGAPVPVKVEAAYLFGGSAEDSPLELTCRLEPSTFAPKENGQFAYGVWRQGGSEAKAVTLGQVTGALNAQGQAVLECPAQAAAGGFKGPAKLVAQASVFEAGSGRSTLGEATVPMHPERYYVGLQTGTRKVEAGKAFTVTGVVVDWEGQPFTRAQDIKPLEVEYLRLEQEYGSFYDESEGYERYQRYLRPVREGKGTVKVEGGKFQLTVTPSQDAAGFIVRVRSGNAQTDLQLEGRGEYYWWGDGEERVDQTPRPMKPASIAMELPRSGKVGEPLTVKLKAPYRGRVLLTAETDRVIASEWKTMEPGEVTWTFTPREFAPNVYLSAFMVKDPHLESAQAFMPDRAFGVGSVTLEPTAFTQQVKLSVPEEVRSNSTFTVNLELGALEGPTYATVAVVDEGILSLTRFQSPDPLKELFAKRALGVETYETIGWTLLVPPAGNSRSTGGDEGGDASGRVQPVKPVALWSGVVPVPASGKLSLPFTLPQYRGAVRVMAVTAGAKRVGRASAQVLVRDPLVLQATLPRFLTQNDEIQIPVFLTNLSGSPQEVKVTLTAESLPVPGMAMPAASLGSPLKLLGKSEGRTRLENGKAATLVFQAKAVQAVGAARLKVTAEGGGHTSFEQLDVPLLPAGPRERQVQRLELAAGRMDLMPYLQGWVPTTERSTFWVTTNPYAESLQHLSYLVRYPYGCIEQTTSSTRPLLFVSQLIDNVDPSLTGNKKVEDMVMAGLNRIVSMQTPAGGFGYWPGDTEPVAWGTAYATHMLLDAQKLKYPVPQDRLDDALAWMGQELTRKEGSSVKDSAYGHEAEPYMHYVLAMAGKGRKARVQKMVEALAQQKALSGEEREQEYMLKAALYLSGDRRYEKELRNPVLEPVTDERRNSWSFYSDRRRRGFMLSTFQDLFGNDATGEPLAQQVAQALQGHSSAWYTTQELVWGITGLGKRVSGAASDFTPPTLVADGKEVAPQATGNPKAARASDSTWALVRASERKGVALDLKEKGSGKLYLILNSDGVRTGGQLKTGGEGLSLTRTYRKLDGTVISPGQPVNLADLLYVEVEIANTSGERIQNIALVDRLPAGWEIENARLGRGGSVEWVDTGSLWTADYVNIRDDRMEVFGSLEAKESKKVVYAVRAVTSGKFTLPPVEAEAMYDPRIWAREAGGPVEVAGPWQDFLL